Genomic segment of Xanthobacter dioxanivorans:
ATTGCGAACAGGGCACCGAGGAATGGTTCCGGGTCCGCGCCGGCATGCCCACCGCCTCCGAGTTCGCCACCGTCATGGCCTCCGGGCGCGGCGGCGGCGAGAGCAAGACCCGCTGCACCTACATGCTGAAGCTGGCCGGCGAGATCATCACCGGCGAGCCGGCCGATAGCTTCACCAACGCCCACATGGAGCGCGGCAAGGTCATGGAGGAGGAGGCGCGCAACTGGTACGCCTTCCAGCACAATGTCGAGCCCGAGCGTGTGGGCTTCATCATCAACGGCCTCAAGGGGTGCAGCCCGGACAGTATGCTCGGCTCCGACGGCATGCTGGAAATCAAGACCGCGCTTCCTCACATTTTGATCGAGAAGCTGCTGAAGGGAGAGTTTTCGCCCGAGCACAAGGCGCAGTGCCAGGGCGCGCTTTGGGTCGCAGAGCGCGAGTGGATTGACCTCGTGACCTATTGGCCCCGCCTGCCGCCGCTGGTGGTGCGCGCTCAGCGTGACGAGGTCTACATCGCCGGCCTCTCCCGTGCCGTCGACGAATTCAATGCTGAGCTGCACGAGGTGGTGGAGACCATCCGCGCCTATGGCGACGGGAAGGCGGCAGCATGAACGACCGCGCGCCCCCTATCCCCACGCAATGGGATGGCGAAGCGTTCGTGCCCGTCTCTCAGCGCTTCGCGAAGCTAGCCGACAAGTT
This window contains:
- a CDS encoding lambda exonuclease family protein, which encodes MQIVNCEQGTEEWFRVRAGMPTASEFATVMASGRGGGESKTRCTYMLKLAGEIITGEPADSFTNAHMERGKVMEEEARNWYAFQHNVEPERVGFIINGLKGCSPDSMLGSDGMLEIKTALPHILIEKLLKGEFSPEHKAQCQGALWVAEREWIDLVTYWPRLPPLVVRAQRDEVYIAGLSRAVDEFNAELHEVVETIRAYGDGKAAA